A window of the Streptomyces finlayi genome harbors these coding sequences:
- a CDS encoding cytochrome P450, with amino-acid sequence MAVPRQGSRDRALRPEDVDLADPLFWTLPRPVRLEAFALLRQLDEPVRFTTGTGARSGRLAGPRASRSGTGESFYALVKHADVKAASRQPQNFASAPGVTTPEPAAWAKAVFGNSMVNMDGEEHAALRRIVSRAFTPRLLARAEENIRELARRLVDEVIAEQPADFMPSAPSRLPLEVICDLMGIPDRHRPRISQQIDHASAYVGVRRRGRDRLRVPGRGLRSLARMHLVMAQLARERRRDPADDLISALVRADVDGQALTSRQLGSFFSLLLVAGVETTRNAIAHGVYLLARHPEQRTLLESDFDRYADGAIEEIVRHSTPIIQFRRTVTAECELGGRSYRPGEKVVLFYASANRDESVFTDPDTFDITRSPNPHLGYGGGGPHHCIGAHLARLEMKALFRELLTRLNTLGTVGDPLLVDSNFDNRVRSLPFSLDRR; translated from the coding sequence ATGGCTGTTCCCAGGCAGGGAAGCAGGGACCGTGCGCTGCGGCCGGAGGACGTGGATCTGGCCGATCCGCTGTTCTGGACGCTGCCACGTCCCGTCCGGCTGGAAGCGTTCGCGCTGCTGAGGCAGTTGGACGAACCGGTGAGGTTCACGACCGGGACGGGGGCACGCAGCGGCCGGCTCGCGGGGCCGCGCGCCTCACGCTCCGGGACGGGCGAGTCGTTCTACGCGCTGGTGAAACACGCGGATGTGAAGGCGGCGAGCCGGCAGCCGCAGAACTTCGCCAGCGCCCCGGGCGTCACGACGCCGGAGCCGGCTGCCTGGGCGAAGGCGGTCTTCGGGAACTCCATGGTCAACATGGACGGAGAAGAGCACGCGGCCCTGCGGCGGATCGTCTCGCGCGCCTTCACCCCGCGGCTGCTGGCCAGGGCCGAGGAGAACATCCGTGAGCTCGCGCGCCGCCTGGTGGACGAGGTGATCGCCGAGCAGCCCGCAGACTTCATGCCGTCCGCGCCCTCGCGGCTGCCGCTGGAGGTCATCTGCGACCTGATGGGCATTCCGGACCGCCACCGGCCGCGGATCTCCCAGCAGATCGATCACGCCTCGGCCTACGTCGGAGTGCGGCGGCGGGGGCGGGACCGGCTGCGGGTGCCCGGGCGCGGTCTGCGTTCCCTGGCCCGGATGCACCTGGTGATGGCGCAGCTGGCCCGTGAGCGGCGTCGTGATCCCGCGGACGACCTCATCTCGGCCCTGGTCCGGGCGGACGTCGACGGCCAGGCCCTGACCTCGCGCCAGCTGGGCTCCTTCTTCTCGCTGCTGCTGGTGGCCGGTGTGGAGACCACGCGCAACGCGATCGCCCACGGCGTGTATCTGCTGGCCCGCCACCCGGAGCAGCGCACCCTTCTGGAGTCGGACTTCGACCGGTACGCCGACGGCGCGATCGAGGAGATCGTCCGGCACTCGACGCCGATCATCCAGTTCCGCCGGACGGTCACGGCCGAGTGCGAGCTGGGCGGCCGGAGCTACCGGCCCGGCGAGAAGGTGGTCCTGTTCTACGCGTCGGCCAACCGCGACGAGTCCGTCTTCACCGATCCCGACACCTTCGACATCACGCGTAGCCCCAATCCCCATCTGGGCTACGGCGGGGGCGGTCCTCATCACTGCATCGGGGCCCATCTGGCACGACTGGAGATGAAGGCGCTCTTCCGGGAACTGCTGACCCGGCTGAACACGCTGGGGACCGTCGGCGATCCCCTGCTGGTCGACTCGAATTTCGACAACCGGGTGCGTTCGCTGCCCTTCTCCCTCGACCGTCGCTGA
- a CDS encoding glycoside hydrolase family 26 protein: MPAQRRLINICVGTAALSLLVAGGIAGITSSGTDTTDAAPPSRAAADGATAHGAYVGYGPEGVRRTGELSRWLGGRELRAGHSYLPGDLWSNIEGRPDFLRSWASWRNADEDRMFVLNVPMLERNEAGVGDAEVRRLLRAGAAGSYDHHFRRLAERLVRLSIPDTVIVLGWEMNGVTYTHRCGPDPESWKAYWNRIVTTMRAVPGQKFRFDFAPNRGTDAVPWTRCYPGDDVVDIIGMDTYDQPPGRSFDEQVNGPYGLQKHVDFAAEHGKPISFPEWGLFRNGDNPEYMRRMLEWIEKHDPVYQTLTDYCPHGVWQCSDNPESSRTYRSMMSENPAPTAMPDPSPTPTTPALPAPPKPAKPAPPAPDPAPNSRQWCVTVPLSDWLGRWLTDRTFCVRY; encoded by the coding sequence GTGCCCGCACAGCGCCGTCTCATCAACATCTGCGTCGGGACGGCTGCGCTCAGTCTCCTCGTCGCCGGCGGAATCGCAGGAATCACCTCGTCCGGTACGGACACCACGGACGCCGCCCCGCCTTCACGTGCCGCCGCGGACGGCGCCACCGCGCACGGCGCCTACGTGGGGTACGGCCCCGAGGGCGTACGCAGGACGGGTGAGCTGTCGCGCTGGCTCGGCGGCAGGGAACTGCGGGCGGGGCACAGTTACCTGCCGGGCGACCTCTGGTCGAACATCGAGGGCCGACCCGACTTCCTGCGCTCCTGGGCTTCCTGGCGGAACGCGGACGAGGACCGGATGTTCGTGCTCAACGTGCCGATGCTGGAGCGCAACGAGGCGGGGGTCGGCGACGCCGAGGTCCGCAGGCTGCTGCGGGCGGGCGCCGCGGGCAGCTACGACCACCACTTCCGGCGGCTGGCCGAGCGGCTGGTCCGGCTGTCGATCCCTGACACGGTGATCGTGCTCGGCTGGGAGATGAACGGCGTCACGTACACGCACCGCTGCGGTCCGGACCCCGAATCGTGGAAGGCGTACTGGAATCGCATCGTGACGACGATGCGCGCCGTCCCCGGGCAGAAGTTCCGCTTCGACTTCGCCCCCAACCGGGGGACGGACGCGGTTCCGTGGACCCGGTGCTATCCCGGTGACGACGTCGTGGACATCATCGGCATGGACACCTACGACCAGCCGCCGGGCCGGAGCTTCGACGAGCAGGTGAACGGTCCGTACGGCCTGCAGAAGCACGTCGACTTCGCGGCCGAGCACGGCAAGCCGATCTCCTTCCCGGAATGGGGCCTGTTCCGCAACGGCGACAACCCCGAGTACATGCGGCGCATGCTCGAATGGATCGAGAAGCACGATCCGGTGTACCAGACGCTCACGGACTACTGTCCGCACGGTGTCTGGCAGTGCTCGGACAACCCCGAGTCCTCCCGGACGTACCGCTCGATGATGAGCGAGAACCCGGCACCGACGGCGATGCCGGATCCGAGCCCCACCCCGACGACCCCGGCCCTGCCGGCCCCCCCGAAGCCGGCCAAGCCCGCGCCCCCGGCGCCTGACCCGGCGCCGAACTCCCGGCAGTGGTGCGTCACGGTCCCGCTGAGCGACTGGCTCGGCCGCTGGCTGACGGACCGCACGTTCTGTGTGCGGTACTAG
- a CDS encoding sugar transferase, with protein sequence MGHVEIPDTDISGQIGLTGAPRTRTAASRSRNAALEQLWRTPTAERAHPERPRSRKRPGRHFPLLLLADVLGLGGPAWLVQEAGDQPAPLITASLSALAWAVVRSARGRYAQRLPGSTGGASVATGDWLLLLGVLAVLLTVSGQSLDPAVAVMALVPGLALTLLISGLRQWTAYARRRLVVRRVLVVGHAAGVDRAVNLLNSLKDHTYTVAAAIPVGTTALSCEAPVPGRLAATPAEDDLSTVLGGAFAHDADLVLVAPGPELAEERLRRLSWGLHDSGVPLCVLSAVSETAASRVRLSSVAGLTLLHIAPPLRSGPQPLLKTLVDRTGAVFGLLSLAPLLLVIAMAVRLTSPGPVFHRQTRHGLHSRPFTMWKFRTMVVDAETRKAQLGAANEAEGPMFKMRSDPRVTRVGRTLRRASLDELPQLINVLRGEMSLVGPRPPLPEEVSRYDEREHRRLAVKPGLTGLWQVSGRSDLSWQETVSLDLWYVDNWTVAADMGLLARTLRAVTNGRGAY encoded by the coding sequence ATGGGGCATGTCGAAATACCTGACACCGACATATCCGGGCAGATCGGGCTGACGGGGGCGCCACGAACACGCACCGCGGCGTCCAGGAGCCGGAACGCCGCGCTGGAGCAGCTGTGGAGGACACCGACTGCGGAGCGCGCGCACCCCGAGCGACCACGGTCCAGGAAGCGTCCGGGCCGTCACTTTCCGCTGCTCCTTCTGGCCGACGTGCTCGGACTGGGGGGTCCGGCCTGGCTCGTCCAGGAGGCCGGTGACCAGCCGGCACCACTGATCACGGCGTCGCTGTCCGCGCTGGCGTGGGCCGTCGTACGCTCCGCTCGCGGGCGGTACGCGCAGCGCCTGCCCGGGTCCACCGGGGGCGCGTCGGTCGCCACCGGCGACTGGCTGCTGCTCCTGGGTGTGCTCGCCGTCCTGCTCACCGTGTCCGGACAGTCCCTCGACCCGGCGGTCGCGGTGATGGCGCTCGTTCCCGGCCTCGCGCTGACGCTCCTCATATCAGGGCTGCGGCAGTGGACGGCGTACGCACGGCGGCGGCTCGTGGTGCGCCGCGTGCTCGTGGTCGGCCACGCGGCCGGCGTCGACCGGGCGGTGAATCTGCTCAACTCCCTTAAGGACCACACCTATACGGTCGCGGCGGCGATACCCGTCGGCACCACTGCGCTGAGCTGCGAAGCGCCGGTTCCCGGTCGGCTCGCCGCCACTCCCGCGGAGGACGACCTCTCCACCGTGCTGGGCGGGGCCTTCGCCCACGATGCCGATCTGGTGCTCGTGGCTCCCGGGCCGGAGCTCGCGGAAGAGCGGCTGCGGCGGCTGTCGTGGGGGCTGCACGACAGCGGGGTGCCCCTGTGTGTGCTCTCGGCGGTGTCGGAGACCGCGGCGAGCCGGGTGCGGCTCTCCTCCGTGGCCGGGCTGACCCTGCTGCACATCGCCCCGCCGCTGCGCAGCGGTCCCCAGCCGCTGCTCAAGACCCTGGTCGACCGAACCGGCGCCGTGTTCGGGCTGCTGTCGCTGGCCCCGCTGCTGCTCGTGATCGCGATGGCCGTACGCCTCACCTCACCCGGCCCGGTGTTCCATCGCCAGACCCGCCACGGCCTGCACAGCCGCCCCTTCACCATGTGGAAGTTCCGCACGATGGTGGTGGACGCCGAGACCCGCAAGGCGCAGCTCGGCGCGGCGAACGAGGCCGAAGGCCCGATGTTCAAGATGCGCAGCGACCCCCGGGTGACACGGGTGGGCCGGACGCTGCGGCGGGCCTCGCTCGACGAACTCCCGCAGCTCATCAATGTGCTGCGGGGTGAGATGTCCCTGGTGGGACCTCGCCCGCCGTTGCCGGAAGAGGTGTCCCGGTACGACGAGCGCGAGCACCGGCGGCTCGCGGTCAAGCCGGGACTGACCGGTCTGTGGCAGGTCAGCGGGCGCTCGGACCTGTCCTGGCAGGAGACCGTCTCGCTCGATCTCTGGTACGTCGACAACTGGACGGTGGCCGCCGACATGGGGCTCCTCGCGCGAACCCTGCGCGCCGTCACCAACGGCCGCGGGGCCTACTGA
- a CDS encoding GDP-L-fucose synthase family protein — MTSDLPGPPQESVRPLLRPGSRIFVAGHRGLVGSALVRRLAADGHEVLTRGRDLLDLRDSAPTEAYLRDVRPDVVVLAAAKVGGIMANSTWPVQFLEDNLRIQLSVIAGAHAAGTERLLFLGSSCIYPKHAPQPIREDSLLTGPLEPTNEAYALAKIAGITQVRSYRRQYGASYISAMPTNLYGPGDNFDLETSHVLPALIRRFHEAKQDGAPEVTLWGSGSPRREFLHVDDLAAACVRLLESYDGEDPVNIGCGDDLTIRELAETVRDVTEYRGEIAWDTSKPDGTPRKLLDVSRLTSLGFEPQIPLRDGIARTYAWWLGQRSPRS, encoded by the coding sequence ATGACGTCTGATCTCCCCGGCCCTCCCCAGGAATCCGTCCGCCCCCTGCTACGACCCGGCTCCCGCATATTCGTCGCGGGCCACCGGGGTCTGGTCGGCTCGGCGCTGGTGCGCCGCCTCGCGGCCGACGGCCACGAGGTGCTCACCCGCGGCCGGGACCTCCTCGATCTGCGCGACAGCGCGCCGACCGAGGCGTATCTGCGCGACGTCCGCCCGGACGTCGTCGTACTGGCCGCCGCCAAGGTGGGCGGGATCATGGCCAACAGCACCTGGCCGGTGCAGTTCCTGGAGGACAACCTGCGCATCCAGCTCAGCGTGATCGCCGGGGCGCACGCGGCCGGCACCGAGCGGCTGCTCTTCCTCGGCTCCTCCTGCATCTATCCCAAGCACGCCCCACAGCCCATCCGCGAGGACTCCCTCCTGACCGGCCCACTGGAACCGACGAACGAGGCGTACGCACTGGCGAAGATCGCCGGGATCACCCAGGTCCGCTCGTACCGCAGGCAGTACGGCGCGTCGTACATCAGCGCCATGCCCACCAACCTCTACGGCCCCGGCGACAACTTCGACCTGGAGACCTCGCACGTTCTGCCCGCCCTGATCCGCCGGTTCCACGAGGCCAAGCAGGACGGTGCTCCCGAGGTGACCCTGTGGGGCTCGGGCAGCCCCCGCCGCGAGTTCCTGCACGTCGACGATCTCGCCGCAGCCTGTGTCCGGCTGCTGGAGTCCTACGACGGGGAGGACCCCGTGAACATCGGCTGCGGGGACGACCTGACGATCCGCGAACTCGCCGAAACAGTCCGCGACGTGACGGAGTACCGGGGAGAGATCGCCTGGGACACGTCCAAGCCCGACGGCACTCCGCGCAAGCTCCTGGACGTCTCCCGGCTGACCTCCCTCGGCTTCGAGCCACAGATCCCGCTGCGCGACGGCATCGCGCGAACCTATGCCTGGTGGCTCGGCCAGCGGTCCCCGCGGAGCTGA